Proteins from a single region of Streptomyces spectabilis:
- a CDS encoding glycogen debranching N-terminal domain-containing protein, with protein MPPVHDALVCVALPALAVSTDQGQLNGRGLEGFYRAGRRMLSRCQVRVAGREPIAVQARMLSADSARFVAALLPSADGGPDPDVVVERTRHADGTERITLHSAASRPLRLPVEVSLGTDLAELGAVASGRAGPELPASVHDSGMRWSSGEGHCVVTAVPAPKDALASAGLLRWEVHLPPGGSQSVELRVRPHGAGPLRPVGHGVTSPLSSAQAAGDDPTVQRLLDTSVADLRALLLRDPAHPADLYVAAGAPWRCGLAPAEALTAARMVLPLGTRLAESTLRALAREQLTRPGPCAGMIPGPMRDTGPHLPPGCTGVEATLLFPALLAEAWRWGMPEADVAELLHPAERCLRWLLESAEDAAFVRDAHPDSPSSSPVRCEIQAHAYRAALLGADLLDALRGTGGAELRQWAERLRARFREAFWVEDRTGGRPAVALEADGRPLPHLTGGAAHLLDTGLLGSGEVAPGLLDKVQTEQVARLLGGPAMDSGWGLRSLGSKEAAYNPFGHRGGAVRVHETATAVAGLAAAGYEKEAGALLRGALDAAAAFGFRLPEMYGGEQRMAGSAPLPHPAACRPAAVSAAAGVQLLTVLAGIRPDAPAGTVTLRPVRSAPLGELGLTALRVSGAPFSVRVSRLGLAMVEEAADGLQLGV; from the coding sequence CTGCCGCCCGTGCACGACGCGCTGGTCTGTGTCGCCCTTCCCGCGCTCGCGGTCTCCACGGACCAAGGCCAGCTGAACGGTCGCGGACTGGAAGGCTTCTATCGCGCGGGCCGTCGTATGTTGTCCCGCTGTCAGGTGCGCGTGGCCGGGCGCGAGCCGATCGCCGTGCAGGCGCGGATGCTCTCGGCGGACAGTGCCCGCTTCGTGGCGGCCCTCCTTCCCTCGGCGGACGGAGGACCGGACCCGGACGTCGTCGTGGAGCGGACCCGGCATGCCGACGGCACCGAGCGGATCACGCTGCACAGCGCGGCCAGCCGCCCCCTGAGGCTGCCGGTGGAGGTGTCGCTCGGCACGGACCTGGCGGAGCTCGGCGCGGTCGCGTCCGGCCGCGCCGGTCCCGAACTGCCCGCCAGCGTCCACGACTCGGGCATGCGCTGGTCCTCCGGAGAAGGCCACTGCGTGGTCACGGCGGTCCCGGCGCCCAAGGACGCGCTGGCCTCGGCGGGGCTGCTGCGCTGGGAGGTGCACCTGCCACCGGGAGGCAGCCAGAGCGTGGAGCTGCGCGTACGGCCGCACGGCGCGGGGCCCCTGAGGCCGGTGGGGCATGGAGTGACCAGCCCGCTGTCCTCGGCCCAAGCGGCGGGGGACGACCCCACGGTTCAGCGTCTGCTGGATACCTCGGTCGCGGATCTCAGAGCCCTGTTGCTGCGCGACCCGGCCCACCCCGCGGACCTCTACGTGGCCGCCGGAGCGCCGTGGCGGTGCGGCCTCGCACCCGCCGAGGCCCTCACGGCCGCCAGGATGGTGCTGCCGCTCGGCACCCGGCTCGCGGAGAGCACGCTGCGCGCGCTCGCCCGCGAGCAGCTCACCCGCCCCGGGCCCTGCGCGGGCATGATCCCTGGGCCGATGCGGGACACAGGGCCCCACTTGCCTCCCGGGTGCACGGGAGTGGAGGCCACCCTGCTGTTCCCCGCCCTGCTCGCCGAGGCGTGGCGCTGGGGGATGCCGGAGGCCGACGTGGCGGAGCTGCTGCACCCGGCGGAGCGCTGCCTGCGTTGGCTGCTCGAAAGCGCCGAGGACGCAGCATTCGTGCGGGACGCTCACCCGGACTCTCCTTCCTCCAGCCCGGTGCGCTGCGAGATCCAAGCACATGCGTACCGGGCGGCACTCCTGGGAGCGGACCTGCTCGACGCGCTCAGGGGCACGGGAGGCGCGGAGCTGCGGCAGTGGGCGGAGCGGTTGCGGGCCCGGTTCAGGGAAGCGTTCTGGGTGGAGGACCGGACGGGCGGCAGGCCCGCCGTGGCACTCGAGGCCGACGGTCGGCCCCTGCCCCATCTCACCGGCGGTGCGGCCCACCTCCTGGATACCGGGCTCCTGGGATCCGGCGAGGTCGCCCCCGGCCTGCTCGACAAGGTGCAGACCGAGCAGGTGGCGAGGCTGCTGGGCGGGCCTGCCATGGACTCGGGCTGGGGTCTGCGCAGCCTGGGCTCGAAGGAGGCGGCGTACAACCCCTTCGGGCATCGCGGAGGGGCGGTCCGGGTCCACGAGACGGCGACGGCGGTCGCGGGACTCGCGGCGGCGGGCTACGAGAAGGAAGCCGGTGCGCTGCTGCGCGGAGCGCTGGACGCGGCGGCCGCCTTCGGATTCCGGCTGCCGGAGATGTACGGCGGCGAGCAGCGGATGGCCGGGAGCGCGCCGCTCCCGCACCCTGCGGCCTGTCGTCCCGCCGCGGTCAGCGCGGCGGCCGGAGTGCAACTCCTGACCGTGCTGGCCGGGATCCGCCCGGACGCGCCGGCGGGCACGGTCACGCTCAGGCCGGTCCGTAGCGCGCCCTTGGGAGAGCTTGGCCTGACGGCGTTGCGCGTGTCGGGCGCTCCCTTCTCCGTGCGTGTCAGCAGGCTCGGCCTCGCCATGGTGGAGGAGGCGGCCGACGGGCTGCAGTTGGGGGTGTGA
- a CDS encoding NUDIX hydrolase → MSPYDPSAFPPFAVTVDLVVLTVRRHALCALAVRRGEPPFQGRWALPGGFVRADEDLSGAAARELVEETGLCAHDPDSPVQANGAHLEQLATYGDPKRDPRMRVVSVAHLALAPDLPAPRPGGDAHSARWAPVEALLHQGGYGREGEQAAPLAFDHAQILSDGVERARSKIEYSSLATAFCPPEFTVGELRRVYEAVWAVALDPRNFHRKVTGTPGFLVPTGGTTTRQGGRPAQLFRAGGATLLNPPMLRPDA, encoded by the coding sequence ATGTCGCCCTACGACCCGTCGGCCTTCCCGCCCTTCGCTGTCACCGTCGATCTGGTCGTGTTGACCGTGCGTCGCCACGCCCTGTGCGCCCTGGCCGTGCGCCGTGGTGAGCCGCCGTTCCAGGGGCGTTGGGCGCTGCCCGGGGGATTCGTACGGGCGGACGAGGACCTTTCGGGGGCCGCGGCGCGCGAGCTGGTGGAGGAGACGGGGCTCTGCGCCCACGACCCGGACAGTCCGGTTCAGGCCAATGGCGCGCACCTCGAGCAGCTGGCCACGTACGGCGACCCGAAGCGTGATCCGCGGATGCGCGTGGTCAGCGTCGCTCACCTCGCGCTCGCACCGGATCTGCCCGCGCCCCGTCCCGGCGGTGACGCGCACAGCGCGCGCTGGGCCCCGGTCGAGGCCCTGCTCCACCAGGGCGGGTACGGCAGGGAGGGGGAGCAGGCCGCGCCGCTGGCGTTCGACCACGCGCAGATCCTCTCGGACGGAGTGGAGCGCGCCCGATCGAAGATCGAATACTCCTCGCTGGCCACGGCGTTCTGCCCGCCGGAGTTCACGGTCGGCGAACTGCGCCGCGTGTACGAAGCGGTCTGGGCGGTCGCCCTCGATCCCCGCAACTTCCACCGGAAGGTGACGGGCACACCGGGATTCCTCGTGCCCACAGGAGGGACCACGACCCGCCAGGGTGGCCGCCCGGCCCAGCTGTTCCGGGCCGGAGGCGCGACGCTCCTCAACCCTCCGATGCTGAGGCCTGACGCCTGA
- a CDS encoding DUF4192 domain-containing protein — translation MTNHSEPADPIDETVVTLRTPAELADALPYLLGFQPESSVVLIALHGPRGRFGGRVRLGIPERSEDWPSVAEQLAQCLVTGSERRETRPDGVVAFLCQEPEAFAGDASGRQVMERLRPLAQALRTECGDLDVPVLEVVCISDGRFWTYCCPDQRCCPAEGNPLLPGGTSVLAAATVYAGFQVGPAQGRIRARLTPWRTAAASDQARVLHDTACALVPRILDDGGHAEVAAETLDLARRVMARLAAAPPIPDRLEADVYDDELIGHDEAATLILGLQDRTTRDRAAEWMEGDEAAPALRLWRALARRCVREYREHAAAPLTLAGWVAWSLGDLAEGQEALTMALIADPHYAFALLLHPACSADSDPEPIRRILRGERSQRDAAARGRSDQLALRSDARQHADVSAEKAERSAEKSQEALRSKNAARSMNIEGAEEQDGPGAPEAVSPGVSPDPSDGADTLDHAGAGVGVRTAPRGRRRPSRTSGPGPRPAGGARTGPRNRRDTIRRDPRHDR, via the coding sequence ATGACGAATCACAGCGAACCAGCCGACCCGATCGACGAGACCGTTGTCACCCTCCGCACGCCCGCCGAACTGGCCGACGCCTTGCCGTACTTGCTCGGCTTCCAGCCCGAGAGCAGTGTGGTCCTCATCGCCCTGCACGGCCCGCGAGGCCGATTCGGCGGCCGGGTGCGCCTCGGCATCCCGGAGCGCTCGGAGGACTGGCCGTCCGTCGCCGAGCAACTGGCCCAGTGCCTGGTGACCGGATCCGAGCGGCGCGAAACCCGGCCGGACGGAGTCGTCGCCTTTCTCTGCCAGGAGCCGGAAGCGTTCGCGGGGGACGCTTCCGGGCGGCAGGTCATGGAGCGCCTCAGGCCGCTGGCCCAAGCACTCCGCACCGAGTGCGGTGACCTCGACGTTCCCGTCCTCGAAGTCGTGTGCATCTCGGACGGCCGCTTCTGGACGTACTGCTGTCCGGACCAGCGCTGCTGTCCCGCCGAAGGCAACCCGCTGCTCCCCGGAGGCACGTCGGTGCTGGCCGCCGCCACGGTGTACGCGGGCTTCCAGGTCGGTCCCGCGCAGGGACGGATCCGGGCCCGGCTCACCCCTTGGCGAACGGCCGCCGCGAGCGATCAGGCTCGCGTGTTGCATGACACGGCCTGCGCACTCGTCCCCAGGATCCTCGACGACGGCGGCCACGCGGAAGTCGCCGCCGAAACCCTCGATCTGGCCCGCCGGGTCATGGCACGCCTGGCCGCCGCGCCTCCCATCCCCGACAGGCTCGAAGCCGACGTCTACGACGACGAGCTGATCGGCCACGACGAGGCCGCCACGCTGATCCTCGGGCTTCAGGACCGCACGACACGCGACCGTGCGGCCGAGTGGATGGAGGGGGACGAGGCGGCTCCGGCGCTCAGGCTCTGGCGTGCGCTGGCCCGGCGCTGCGTCCGGGAGTATCGAGAGCACGCCGCCGCACCCCTGACCCTCGCGGGCTGGGTGGCCTGGTCCCTCGGCGACCTCGCCGAGGGACAGGAAGCACTCACCATGGCGTTGATCGCCGATCCGCACTATGCCTTCGCCCTGCTCCTGCACCCGGCCTGCAGCGCGGACAGCGACCCGGAGCCGATCCGCCGCATTCTGCGGGGCGAGCGTTCCCAGCGGGACGCGGCGGCACGGGGCCGGAGTGACCAGCTGGCCCTCCGATCCGATGCTCGGCAACACGCCGACGTGAGCGCTGAGAAGGCAGAGAGGTCTGCCGAGAAGTCCCAGGAAGCCTTGAGGTCCAAGAACGCCGCGAGGTCCATGAACATTGAAGGAGCCGAGGAGCAGGACGGTCCCGGGGCGCCAGAAGCCGTCTCACCCGGAGTCTCGCCGGACCCCTCGGACGGCGCGGACACCCTGGATCACGCAGGGGCCGGCGTCGGCGTCAGGACAGCGCCCCGGGGCCGTCGACGCCCGTCTCGCACCTCCGGGCCGGGCCCTCGGCCCGCCGGGGGAGCGCGCACGGGACCGCGGAACCGGCGGGACACGATCCGACGTGACCCAAGGCACGACCGGTGA